In the genome of Arachis stenosperma cultivar V10309 chromosome 6, arast.V10309.gnm1.PFL2, whole genome shotgun sequence, the window GTTGAACTAGCATCAGATTATATCCTATTCCAAATAAAAGAACATAAGCATAATTCATTGCAACAGTTAATGTTCTGAAAATTATTAGATGGATGCCTTAATTTTATGACTAACATCTCGCTTTAGTTCATGGATCACATTCTACTTTGTTGCTCCATGATATGTATTCCCGGCAGCTTTTACATTTGCCAGAGTGCAATTGCAAGAGTTGAAGGAGAATCGTGGAAGGAAAGCACATAGATTGCACAAGGGCAGAGCAAGTTCTGAAGTCCCTCAGGATCCTATCACAGCTTCAGTGGCTTGAAATTACGACGATCTGTTGGTCCCTGCCACGACGCCTGTGGCAGTGCGCAATCCTCTCCTTGAGGAACAACAACGTGAAGTGCTCCTGTGGATGCtacaagagaaaagaaaaatgaaaccTAGGGACCAGGCAGAGAAGAAACAATTCGATGAGGAAAAAGCCATTCTCAGAAGGTTCCTGCATGCAAAGTACATACCAAAGTTTTAATGTTTCAAGGCCAGTTCTATTACATGACCATATTAACAAAGTAGGGTTATTTACTTTgctttgaatattttgtattattagtggaTCGCAATTTAAACAAATATAAGTCTGAGTTTAGTTATTTATCTTGTTTTGAGTATTTATGTTAGaggattatttattattttgataagtttgtaaatttattatctaatatttagtataaattatatttaaaaatttgttcgTCTTgttatctaatattttttataaattttattttggtatttaaaattttatttacatTAATTGTCTGCTATTTTtcaatagaaaaaataattaaaaaatgtgGCTATTAAAATCGACGGTAAAGTTGTtgctttttaaatttaaaatagacaaaagaaaacaaaatatagaCAATGAATTTGTCggtattttaataattaaatcgaCGACTCTTTTGTCGATTTTATTGAATCAAATATCGACGGAAACGGTGTCAATTTTGTATAATAATATCGACGGCAAAACTGTCGATTTTATTAAGAAGATAAAATTCTCAAACTCATATTATAGACGGAAAGATTGTCGATTTTAATGAATTATTATCGACGGCCTGGTAAGCCTtcgattttattaaaattttgaaaaattgataaGTTTAATAGCGACCTCATCCACCGTCAATTTTGCCATCgatttttaatattatcgaCAGCCTAGCCGTCGATTTGGCCATCGATTTTAACGGTGTTTCTTGTAGTGCAACCACCAGTATTGTATAGATCAAGACGGCTCATGTAACTATCCAAAAGTTTCCAGGTAAATGGCTCGGTGAACATCCATGCTGATTCTTCGGACTTTGCTAGAACTAACATTGATAATCTTGATTTTGCATATGGCACAGTGAAGTCCACATATGGCAATCTTTTCTCTAGTATGGTAATATCTCCAATAACAGCATCATAAGtcttctaaaaataaaaaaaatacaaaaaaataataataagatataTGATTGTATTTAGAACACATTATAATTGTAACATTTTGATAAGTGAAATTGGAAATAATTGTTCATTGTAATAGACTTAGTCATATCAATATTACATCATAACATTTTTACATAGATGAAGGTAGAAAGAGAAGAATTATTATTACCTCAAATTCTCTAAAACATTAGCTAGCTCTATTGGAAATGTGCAGAAACTAGAAGTAAAAACAATTAGGTAAAAACCAAAAGGCGAGGATATTTCTCATTTCTTTGTCATTGAGTGACTCCAGTGATTTTTAATAGCAATGTTAGACCTGATTCAATGAAGATAAAATGAATTAGCAGGTTTGTTAAACATTAGGAAGATATCTATCTAGTTGGTTCAGAAAATGCATATACATTCatcatttatttttaatcactTACTATTCTTCAACTTTTCTTTGGAATGGCTAGTGATCTATTAGTCACAAAAAATAAGATGTTCACAAACTAAGCTTATACATAAACCACGGTGActgaagaaagaaaattaacaaaattcaaCAAATAGATAATTATTTCATATTCTGAAATCTGAATCGACAAAGTACTAGACACTTTATTTATAGATATATCTCAACACCTTGCATCAACAAAGGAGAATAGCCTCTAATGAAAAGATTTGAACTTAATGATCACCTAAACTGTGAACCCTAACATCATTATTACTTCAtaaagaaatcaaaattttcaataaagAATAATAATTTTCCATTTAACTCTATTTACCTTTATAATATATCAAATCAACTTAACTAAACCTCAATTCCTTTGCATTGACctaaaaaatttacaaaagaGGAGTACATTAGAACACAAGAAGTAGGATGGTGTATAACTTCGAAAAAATATCATCAAATTATCACAACAGCTAAtatcttttgaaaaatttgaagaactgaagaaagcaaagaacaaaaaaaaattaagaataaatgcAGCTTCAATCGAAGGTTCCAGAGACTCCTGCTCGCTCGCGTTCCTGATCTCCTCAGCCAGCGCCACCGATTCTGCGCTTTGAGTGCTTCAAGCCACCGAAGCAAAAGCAGAACCAACGGCAGAACCCGTCGTGGAAGATGATGCAGAAGTAAAAATCTAAAGTATTAGCTCAACGATCTGAATAGAATCGTCACTGAAATACATGAGAGGCGAGAACTCCACGAATTCTCCACGATCACCTCGTCCTCCATTCATAGCTCCATCGACAACGCATTGATAGAAGAGACTTGTCGACAATGGCGGCAAGGAAATGAATGGCGGTGGCGATGAAATTAAGATTTTAGGGTTTCAAACCCTCCCTAGTTTTCTCTCTTGAAGAActcttgattttttttatttttggtatgGGGCTATGGGCTTAGTGAGTATTTGTTTAGTTTgggtatttttataattaatttggttGAGAGTATTATAATAGTGggagttttttttaattatttaaaattgtgACAAATAAAATTTACTATGGAGATTTTAATAACTCCCACTAAAAAATTTCTacaaataaataagaattttatagTGCCCTTGGTGGAAAAatgaaagagagaaaagaaaaccaaaagaaagaaaaatggaaaaagaaacaaaaggaaaacaaaTAATATGGAGTagtttttaaattctaaattctaaatcatattatttttctcCGTATATGTTTTGTATGTTAAACGGccgaataaaaagaaaaaatctcTAACTaagccaatttttttttaattttaattttaaaattaaaaaattacagtAATAGGATTTTTTTgtaacatttattttttaactagtTGATTGGAACTAGAATTAAAATATACACACTGTGAATCATTTAAATAACTAGCTAATTTAGTTTTCTATAAATTATAGTACATAAATTTAGAGTTATTTATGTTATGTGTTatgatataaatttattttatgtaGTAAATTTGTGTTTATTTCATATTGTGGATAGAAAATTTATTACTCCTGATATAATATAGGATGTACAAATGTAAATATGTAGGGGTGAAAACAAGTCTTAATAGAGAAAAATAGTCGAACACATACATGAGTATATTCTATCTATCTAATTATACATTCCTTTATGatatatacataaatttatTACCAAGTGAATTATTATGTTATCGTACGTGTTTCACATACGTAAATTAGTCTTGGAAACTCTAAACTTCTTAAACACTATCTAAAATCGACTTCTTAAATTCTCAATAACATTCTCCTTTGGACATAAATCCCAACTATAAGCTAAAGCAagtaaaaaatggaaaaaatttaCACGGTCCTAAGCAATCACAACACAATATCAAATATATGCAAATTATGGTATTCTTTACTATAGATTCGGATTTCAAAGAATTGCGGTCGAGACTAGTTATCCAACCTGATTTGGATGAGTTATCCGGCCATTACTAGGACGAATTATCCATTCTCACCAGAAAatcaatttatacaaaaatCAACACCTCATATCATAGGTGCGAAGATACTACATCGAACCATAAAGTGATCCAATAACAAGTAGTGCTTCTCTCAGTCTCGTATTTCTAAAAGAACTAACATtgtatgacaaaaaaaatattgtatttaatATTTGTTATAAAGAATTGATGTGGTGCATCATCAATAatctcttttttaaaattaagggCTCTGTTTTAGGATGCATGTTCAACGAAGTCCTAGTTTAGACAAACTAAATATTTCTCATAATAATCTTATAAATTGGCCCTTAAACAATAATAATTCATTGCCTAAACAATTATTAGGCACTAACTTCTTAACAAGTCTCTTGCCGTAAACCACATATCACATAAAATATGACTCCAAGATAACTCTTTTTATTACTCATGGTATCACCACTTGATCAAAGCTCAACATAACCTATAACAATTCAAGCTTACAAATTATAGTCAATGAAATGATTAAACGTGGTTAAATtatgtttgttttctttttttttttttgaaaaacttttgtTTTGTTAGTTAAAACAACTTCTGAAGTTATTAGCGTATatctatttaaaataaaaatcttgagTATTTGATCATTCAGGCTATCCAAGTGTCAAGATTTTAGATCGCACATTACTATTCATgttatgtatgtatgtatgcatgctaataataatttttttcggATGGCCATCACACCTAATCTGTAAGCCTATTGTTTCTCCTACATATTCCTCTTTGGAGGGAAATTATGGaggaatttcaaataaaatttaatgtaaTTACAATTTGAATTTCGAATGCACCCGCCTACATTTAGATATTGTTTATATAAGTACATATCACGTATAACAGAGTGTAGAAATATATAATCTAATATGGGTGAAAGGTGTGACTTTCTTGAAGAAATCTCCACAAAAAAAGTAGATTGGATCATTAAGGTTTATGTTGTAAGGATGTGGTATGGTCCTTCACGACCAAATAGCAGTAGTGAAGCTGGTGCTTTAGAGATTGGATTGCATGACTTGAAGGTGTGTTTAAACCATAATAACTTCTAAATTATTATCTAGAATTTGTTCAAACTATCatataacattattattattttattgttactAGAGCAGCAGGATACACTGTACGATTCCAAAATCAATGGTACGACTGTTCTGGCCCATTCTGTCGGAGGGACAACTATATAGTATTTCTTCTTTTATAGTCCAAAAGAACAATATGTGGATGAAGTGCATCTCGCTTCAGTATAGGATCACATTATTACAAAGAAGCATGGTTGTTCATATCCCTTAACCGCTCTTTTTGTTTCAgccaaggttgcgagaaccggaTCGGTCAATAAACCGGTGAGGTCACTGGTTCAATGGTTCACTGGTTCGACCGGAGTTCAACCGgggttcaaccggtttaattaaatattaaataaaattattaaaaaacttaaaataatcTTAAGTATATAAATTCAATGATCtctaacttaataaaatttgatatttcacataataaattatccaTTACTTAATATTAGAGGTTCACAAACAACTTCAAACATCAAAGTTTATAagtaaacaaaaattaaaacgTACATAATGACAAACCCATAatgttctacattcaaaagataCAATTACTAGCAAGTTTTCAACTAATCAAAGGTGCAACTCATcaaaaatcataattatcattaagTGTTCCAACATCTCCATCATAAACAGGTAATCCAAAGCCACCATCATCAGAAGTACCACCAAAAGAAGCTGTATTTGAAGAATTAGCAACATTAGGGAAATCCACATCAAGTTCCACATCTCCTccatctaataaaataaaatagaaaaccaagaaaaaattaaagttacAACTTTACATCAAATATTGAGAGGAAATGAAACAAGTTTTGCTATTTCAATCACCTGTAGGATATGAAGGCATAGCATTATCcgtataaattaaattttcaatgCCTTCGATGTCTCCATTAGTAAATTCAGGATCACCTTCATCTGGCATTACCCAAAAATCTACTGTGTCAATGCTTTGAATGTCAATTGGATCATAATTCTTCTTCTTGCGATGCATTCTAGATTGAAGGCGTAGATTATAAGTGACATAAACAATGTCACTTAGCCTTTGATGCTCTAATCGGTTCCTCCTCTTTGAATGGATTTGTTCAAAGAGGCTCCAGTTCCTCTCACAGTCGGATGATGAAgatgtttgatgaagaagacgaATTGCCATTTTTTGCAAGTTAGGAGCACTCCCACCATGTAGCCTCCACCATTCACTTACCAGAATATGTAATTCAACCATCAACTCtcattcaatatttaaaaaacatTCAAAGTAAATTGAATATAGAAATATAAATACTTACCAGGTTCAAGTCTCTTAATTGCTTTCAATGCACTTTTCCTTCCAAAACTTCCTTTTCGATCTCGATACAACTGTATCTCTTGTATTGCGGCAACCGAGTCATCGCAAAGAGTTTCAATATCAAATAAATCAAGCAAAGACCTCAATATATTTGCCTTCTCAACAAACCCCTCACTATAGAAGTAATCTGGATTCAAAAAGTATGCTGCTGCATGGAGGTCACGCTTCAAATGCTTATCCCACCGTATTTTCAAGATACTTGTATAAAGTGTGTATGCAGATTTTCTATTTCTAAACATTGTCTTGATATTAAGTTTGGCTCTTTGCATGCCCGCATACACGATACCCAGAGAAGGTTTCTCATCAGCATCAACAAGCCTCAATAACTTAATTAGAGGACCAACAAGCATAACAGTAGTAAAACAATCCTCCCAAAACTTACTAtccaagataattgaactaACCATCTTCCCATTGATACTCTTGGATAATTTATGAGAAGTGAAATATTTGTCAATCACCAATGATTGCAAGTCTTCTTTATGATCATATATACTTTTCAAAGTAATGAATACAGTAGCAAAACGTGTTACTCCTGGTCGAAcaatttctttccattcttttctttttctaagcCATGACAAGAAAATCATATGATTGTAAACAAAGACAGTCACTTTTGAAGCACAAGAGGCAAGGTCAGCTATATGAGGAAGACTTGCTATGTCTTTCAAGATAAGATTGATGCAATGAGCAGCACAAGGAGACCAAAAAATGTTTGGATACTTTTCATGAATGAGTTTTCTAGCAGATACATAATTCGCAGCATTATCAGTAACCACATGCACAATGTTACTAGACCCAACCCACTCAATAACCTCAGTAAACAATTTAAACAAGGTATCGGCAGTTTTTATCATATCAGAAGCATCAACATACTTAACAAATGACATACCAGCAGGACAATAAACTAGAAAATTAATTAACGTACGCTGCCTTTGATCAGTCCAGCCATCTGCCATCAGTGTACAACCAGTCCTTTTCCACGAGCTCCTATAACCTTCCACAAGCAACTGACACTCCTTCTTAAGATCGGCCAGCAAATGAACTCTCATTTCGTCATACGACGGTCCCTTGAAACCAGGTCCAATTGCAG includes:
- the LOC130934574 gene encoding uncharacterized protein LOC130934574, whose protein sequence is MTTPDSQPALKSVLASKQVKHKVKLGLARWIIDARIPFNAIQSPYFQPALDGVAAIGPGFKGPSYDEMRVHLLADLKKECQLLVEGYRSSWKRTGCTLMADGWTDQRQRTLINFLVYCPAGMSFVKYVDASDMIKTADTLFKLFTEVIEWVGSSNIVHVVTDNAANYVSARKLIHEKYPNIFWSPCAAHCINLILKDIASLPHIADLASCASKVTVFVYNHMIFLSWLRKRKEWKEIVRPGVTRFATVFITLKSIYDHKEDLQSLVIDKYFTSHKLSKSINGKMVSSIILDSKFWEDCFTTVMLVGPLIKLLRLVDADEKPSLGIVYAGMQRAKLNIKTMFRNRKSAYTLYTSILKIRWDKHLKRDLHAAAYFLNPDYFYSEGFVEKANILRSLLDLFDIETLCDDSVAAIQEIQLYRDRKGSFGRKSALKAIKRLEPELMVELHILVSEWWRLHGGSAPNLQKMAIRLLHQTSSSSDCERNWSLFEQIHSKRRNRLEHQRLSDIVYVTYNLRLQSRMHRKKKNYDPIDIQSIDTVDFWVMPDEGDPEFTNGDIEGIENLIYTDNAMPSYPTDGGDVELDVDFPNVANSSNTASFGGTSDDGGFGLPVYDGDVGTLNDNYDF